The following coding sequences lie in one Rutidosis leptorrhynchoides isolate AG116_Rl617_1_P2 chromosome 6, CSIRO_AGI_Rlap_v1, whole genome shotgun sequence genomic window:
- the LOC139854223 gene encoding ammonium transporter 2 member 5-like, with the protein MPFNVPPNLIPSDASPEWMNKGDNAWQLTAATLVGLQSVPGLVILYGSIVKKKWAVNSCFMALFAFAAVLVCWVGWAYQMSFGETFLPFIGRPGVASLRASYLVERAFAGKFPNATMIFFQFVFAAITLILIAGALLGRMNFYAWMVFVPVWLTCSYTVGAYSIWCPDGWLAKKGIIDFSGGYVIHLSSGVAGFTAAYWVGPRESNDRERFPPNNILLMLLGAGLLWMGWTGFNGGDPYMASRDASLAVINTHICAAMSLLTWLFLDIIFFEKPSVIGATQGMITGLVCITPAAGVVQSWAAIIMGLLSGSIPWFTMMVVHKQVSLLKQIDDTMAVFHTHAVAGSLGGILTGFFAEPRLNRIYFDLTEGWQHYIGLAYGLKTGRVTDGLHQMGIQLLGILFVVVWNIVITSLICVVIRLVIPLRLSEEDLEIGDEAVHGENAYALWGDGEKHLENSKHHGLDEFSVATDGSSFR; encoded by the exons ATGCCGTTCAATGTTCCACCGAACCTGATTCCCAGTGACGCGAGCCCTGAATGGATGAACAAAGGCGATAACGCATGGCAATTAACGGCAGCCACGTTGGTCGGCCTACAAAGTGTCCCAGGGCTGGTCATATTGTATGGTAGCATTGTCAAAAAGAAATGGGCAGTAAATTCATGTTTTATGGCGCTTTTTGCATTTGCAGCCGTTTTAGTCTGTTGGGTTGGTTGGGCCTACCAGATGTCTTTCGGTGAGACGTTTTTACCATTTATAGGAAGACCGGGTGTCGCATCACTGCGTGCTAGTTATCTAGTTGAACGAGCGTTTGCAGGAAAGTTTCCAAATGCAACAATGATATTTTTTCAGTTTGTTTTCGCTGCTATCACTTTGATCTTGATAGCTGGTGCGTTATTGGGGCGAATGAATTTTTACGCGTGGATGGTGTTTGTTCCCGTTTGGCTAACGTGCTCGTATACTGTCGGAGCGTATAGTATATGGTGCCCTGACGGTTGGTTAGCGAAAAAGGGTATAATTGACTTTTCAGGTGGTTATGTTATTCATCTCTCCTCTGGAGTTGCCGGTTTCACTGCGGCTTATtgg GTGGGTCCGAGGGAAAGTAATGACCGGGAGAGGTTTCCGCCGAACAACATATTGTTGATGCTTTTAGGGGCGGGTTTATTATGGATGGGATGGACGGGTTTCAACGGAGGAGATCCGTATATGGCAAGTCGAGATGCATCACTCGCGGTCATTAACACACACATATGTGCAGCCATGAGCTTGTTAACATGGCTCTTTCTTGATATCATCTTTTTTGAAAAGCCTTCGGTTATTGGTGCTACACAAGGCATGATCACCGGCTTAGTATGCATCACCCCAGCCGCAG GAGTTGTGCAAAGTTGGGCAGCAATTATAATGGGATTATTATCTGGTAGCATACCATGGTTCACAATGATGGTAGTACACAAGCAAGTGTCACTACTAAAACAAATCGACGACACAATGGCAGTGTTTCACACGCACGCAGTCGCAGGGTCATTAGGTGGAATTCTAACCGGTTTTTTTGCTGAGCCAAGGCTAAACCGTATATACTTTGACCTAACGGAAGGGTGGCAACATTACATAGGTCTCGCTTATGGTTTAAAAACGGGTCGGGTTACTGACGGGCTCCACCAAATGGGCATCCAGTTGCTAGGGATATTATTTGTTGTTGTTTGGAACATTGTGATTACTAGTTTGATATGTGTCGTTATTCGGCTTGTTATCCCTCTTAGATTAAGCGAAGAAGATTTGGAGATTGGGGACGAAGCGGTTCATGGGGAAAATGCGTACGCTTTATGGGGAGATGGAGAAAAACACCTTGAGAATTCGAAGCATCATGGGCTCGATGAGTTCTCGGTGGCAACGGATGGAAGTAGTTTTCGATAG